ACACCAGTTCCTCCATCGGTACTGTCACATGTGACACGGTATCTATAGCGGATTTGACCCATTCTCCTTGTACGCGCACTTCGCCATACGATTCCGTCAGTACACTGTAACCAGCGATGAGCTTACGTAAATTCGGCGGGGAAAACCGTTTTTTCTGCCACCTGACAAGTGGGCTATCGGGGTCATTCGCATAATTCTCATGAGCCGGTACGCTGACAAATTCCTTTTCCGGATAACGATAAGCGGTCAGCATGCCGCCAAATACCACACCCTGATCAATATTCACCGTCTGGTTCACAATCGTAGGCTGCGGTCTCGGATCATGTCCCCATACTACTATTTCTCCCGATTCATGGTCTACGAACCAATCTTTGCGGATTGGTTTTCCGTCTGCATCCTGACCATCCGTATCTCCATAACGACAGTAATCAGAAATACGTGCCGACTGTTTGCCAATAAAATGATCCTTAATCCCCGCATGAGTCACAACCAGGTGTCGCAACCCATTTCTGCCGAAAATAAGATGAGAGGGCGCATGTAGCAGAAAATCCCTCAGCTCGCCTCTAAGCTGTTCCGCTGCTGCCTTACCCGCTTGTTGTTCATATTGAACCAGTTCCTCTGCAAATCGTTCATCTCCATGATTGAGAGTTACTTTTCTTCCATCAAGGTAACGACCGATTTTCCAGCCATGATTGCTGTCAATCATGTAGGCGAGTCCAGCATCCACGTGCTTTTTCCAGAACTGCACCGCTAATAACGATTCTGGGCCACGGCTCATCACATCTCCGACGGATACCAGTCTTCTGCCTTCTGGATGATGATATAGTCCTTCCGTATCTTCCATATATCCGAGCCGCTCTAGCACTTCCAGCATCTCCCGGTAGCACCCGTGGATGTCACCAATGATATCAATGCCTGCACCTATATCATGAAACAGCGGCTGAGCACGGCGGGCGAAGTTAAGCTTTTCTACATCCTTGAGGACATAACAAGCGTTAAAACCTTCTTCCCGGATACCGCGCAGGTTCCGCTTTAACAGCTGTGCCTGCTGCTTGACCCGTTGGCGACCACGCGGATGCGCCCTACCTGCATCACGTTCCAGCAGCACAGATTCGGGCACATCCAGCACCAAGGCCATCACTGGTACATGCGCTTTGGCTGCCAGCTGTACATATTTCTGGCGATCCTCAGCATACAGATGGGTGGCATCCACAACCGTCAGCTTATTCAGACGACAGCGCATAGCCAGAATGGTATCCATCGCTTCAAACGCCTTGGCTGACATCTGCTGGTACTCATAAAACAGCACGTCCGATTCCAGCCTTGGAAGTCCGCTCCAGTCTATAAATTCCGTATCTCCGACCAGCTGGCGAAAATGATCTGAGGATACCACTTCCGTTTTCAATAGAATCCCTTCGCTCACCAGCCTGTCCAGTAAAGTGGTTTTGCCACTATTCGAGGCCCCTACCAACACAACCAGTCCAGCATGCGGTAGATTAATCGTTCGTTCGGATGAAATGCTCATGAATTCTTCGGCTCCTTTCTGCGCGTAAATACAGCCATTTGGGTCGGTTGTCCAAAGCCTTCGACCTCTTCTCCGATCCCTTCCAGCGCTAATGAATAAGGAGCTTCCTCAATCCAATGCTCGCATCGTTCACGAAACTCGCTTCTGCTCCATTCAAAACGGTGATCGCCATGCCGCAGCTCTTGCTGATCCATACGATACACCTCATTATATTCTCGATTGGGAGTCGTCACGATCAGCACACCCGGCTGATATTCTGTCACAATCGTATCCATCACCCGGTTCAGACGATGCTTATCCACATGCTCAATGACTTCACACAGGATCATCACATCTTTTCCCCGCAGTTGTTCATCATAATAAAAGAGAGAGCCCATCATAGGTGTAGGGCGAATTGCATCGGCATGCCTTTCCAGCTTGGCAAAACGCTCCACAGCCCTCACCTGTGCATATGCAGACGGCTCCACCGCCCAAATCTCTTCAATGCCCTTCATTCGAGCCATCCGAGCCGAAAGCTTCCCTTCCCCTGATCCAAAATCTACGATTTTCTGTCTTCGGGGCAGCTTGCGAATCACATCCATAATGGCTTGATACCGCAGCTCATTTAGCCGCATTACAGGCTGTTGCTTTCCTTCCTCCAGTGACTGATCTTGCTGCTGATCCTGTTCGTGATTACGGTTTTGTTCTTGGACCGCATGTTTTTCAGTCTGTGTAGCAGCAGAATCAGATTGCTCAAATTGCTCAATCAGATTGGTAAAATGAAGCGTGCGTCGAATGATGAGCTCGCGCATCGGATGCTCTTGCAGCCAGCCTTCACCGTAACGTCTCAGCTTGTCAAACTCTTCTTCGCTAATATAGTAGTGCTTATAATTATCCAACACTGGAATCAACAGCAATAACTGACGCAGCGCATATTGCACCGTCTGATGGCCACTTAGCGTGACATATCTGACGGTGCTTCGATTTTTCAGCTGAAAAGAATAATCCGCTTCACCTCGTTCGATGGTCACTTGATAGCCCAGCGGCGCAAATAGTCCCTCCACCACAGCATCCGGCAAATCCGACGCAACAGGCCCAAACGATAACTCCAGCGCAAAAGGATGCGTCACCCACGCTGTATAGTCTTCCTTGGGTTTGCCGTTCAGGGCTGTGCCAAGCGCGCCGCGAATATAGGTACAGAACAAGCTGCTGGTTACAAACTCCCGGTCATTAATATATTGTGTAATGTCATAGCTATCCGGACTGTTTTTGACCAAATCTATTGAATCTGGTGAAGCCTGAATGACGATTTCTGCCTCTTCCTCTGTAAAAGTGGTGTACACCATGCGTACACGTGCACCCTTTTCCGTGCGATCATACGTATTGTAAGGGTTCTTGGCGAGCAAATGCGAAATCATCCCAGCATTGTTTCCGGTTGCTTTTAGCGTGATGTGCATACTCCACTTCTCCTTCCCTGCTTATGTTTTCCATACTTCATTCACCGCAGCGCGGAACATCTCGTCCAATTGCTGATCCCGTCCGCCCTCCATATGCTGAAGCAAAGGCGCCTTCTGTTCAAAATAAGCAATTTGCTGTTCAATAAAGTCATTCACCACCGAAAGCTGCGGCTCCATATCCAGCTCCTCACCCGCTTTTTTACGCTCCAGCAAAAGCTCGATCACCTGATAAAGTTCGGTATCAGCCGGAATGAATTCCTCCAGCAAGTCTACGAATTCCATCGGAGGCATGCTGTTGTATCGTTCAATCCAGCCACAGGCCAGCAGCGGGCGCAGCACGTAAAAATACTTTTTAATCTTCACCTGTTCACCTTGCAAATAATCCCGATAATTTCCCCGCGCCATATTCAGATAATGGTACATACATGACTTCGGAGAGAAGGTTAACGGCGAGATCGCACGAATCTGATCAGCCACTGAATACTGCTCCAGATAGGGAATCGGAGATTGCAGCCATTCCAGCAAAGGCGGATTGGATTTGCGAAATAAATGGAGCGCCTTTTTCAAATCCCAGCCGTTTATATCCAGCATATTGCTGATTGGCCGCTCAATCACATCCCGCTTATCAAAAATAGATAAATACCATTCTATGGGTCTTACATAAATAAATCGAACATCATAGTCACTGTCCTGTGAAGGAAACCCCCATGCCCGACTGCCTGATTCACAGGCGTATACAATGCGCACCTGCTCCTCCTGCTCCAACGCGCGCAGCTCACGCAAAATCGTTTCGCGCATTTCCGGTTGAATGAAACCCTGCCCATGCTTCACATCTGTCATGTTGTTCCCTCCCTTATCATTAAAGTAATTCCCGAATCTGTTCTCTAATCGACTCCTCCGTTTCAGCTACCGATAAGCGGCGAAGACGCTCTGTCGTTTCCTCACCCCACATCTCAGAAGGCCATTCCTTGAGTACATGAAGCGCTGCATGACGATTGGAGGTCACCGGACTCCAGAGTCCGGCAGCAACTAGCTCTTGCCCCATTCCTTCGTAAGAAGACAA
This window of the Paenibacillus polymyxa genome carries:
- a CDS encoding nucleotidyltransferase domain-containing protein, with the translated sequence MTDVKHGQGFIQPEMRETILRELRALEQEEQVRIVYACESGSRAWGFPSQDSDYDVRFIYVRPIEWYLSIFDKRDVIERPISNMLDINGWDLKKALHLFRKSNPPLLEWLQSPIPYLEQYSVADQIRAISPLTFSPKSCMYHYLNMARGNYRDYLQGEQVKIKKYFYVLRPLLACGWIERYNSMPPMEFVDLLEEFIPADTELYQVIELLLERKKAGEELDMEPQLSVVNDFIEQQIAYFEQKAPLLQHMEGGRDQQLDEMFRAAVNEVWKT
- a CDS encoding polynucleotide kinase-phosphatase, producing MSISSERTINLPHAGLVVLVGASNSGKTTLLDRLVSEGILLKTEVVSSDHFRQLVGDTEFIDWSGLPRLESDVLFYEYQQMSAKAFEAMDTILAMRCRLNKLTVVDATHLYAEDRQKYVQLAAKAHVPVMALVLDVPESVLLERDAGRAHPRGRQRVKQQAQLLKRNLRGIREEGFNACYVLKDVEKLNFARRAQPLFHDIGAGIDIIGDIHGCYREMLEVLERLGYMEDTEGLYHHPEGRRLVSVGDVMSRGPESLLAVQFWKKHVDAGLAYMIDSNHGWKIGRYLDGRKVTLNHGDERFAEELVQYEQQAGKAAAEQLRGELRDFLLHAPSHLIFGRNGLRHLVVTHAGIKDHFIGKQSARISDYCRYGDTDGQDADGKPIRKDWFVDHESGEIVVWGHDPRPQPTIVNQTVNIDQGVVFGGMLTAYRYPEKEFVSVPAHENYANDPDSPLVRWQKKRFSPPNLRKLIAGYSVLTESYGEVRVQGEWVKSAIDTVSHVTVPMEELVYIPPTMSPAPTVSAEEGYLEHPREALAYYRGQGVQTMVAEKKHMGSRAILLLFKNEQAAVEYVGYPTLGTIYSRSGRPFFEPGLAKQVLEKLNVDLQTAGYFERNQTDFVLLDAEIVPWNLKARELIAAQYAHVGEAALLDRSKLVDKLKQAKAAGREVGDWLEEMERKYGNAVTFQEAFQKYCWDVDGLDEIRIAPFHTLAHSGRTFFDQSHLWHMEHNRELAGLSSLFMETEYRVITDEASEEEVIRWWNEMTEDGHEGIVIKPERFLMKNRDKMIQPAIKVRGRKYLHIIYGMDYLVPENLKRLKQRRTNKKERHALMEGALGMEGVERFVRKDTVDRIHECVLAALSLESEPIDPRL
- a CDS encoding 3' terminal RNA ribose 2'-O-methyltransferase Hen1, whose amino-acid sequence is MHITLKATGNNAGMISHLLAKNPYNTYDRTEKGARVRMVYTTFTEEEAEIVIQASPDSIDLVKNSPDSYDITQYINDREFVTSSLFCTYIRGALGTALNGKPKEDYTAWVTHPFALELSFGPVASDLPDAVVEGLFAPLGYQVTIERGEADYSFQLKNRSTVRYVTLSGHQTVQYALRQLLLLIPVLDNYKHYYISEEEFDKLRRYGEGWLQEHPMRELIIRRTLHFTNLIEQFEQSDSAATQTEKHAVQEQNRNHEQDQQQDQSLEEGKQQPVMRLNELRYQAIMDVIRKLPRRQKIVDFGSGEGKLSARMARMKGIEEIWAVEPSAYAQVRAVERFAKLERHADAIRPTPMMGSLFYYDEQLRGKDVMILCEVIEHVDKHRLNRVMDTIVTEYQPGVLIVTTPNREYNEVYRMDQQELRHGDHRFEWSRSEFRERCEHWIEEAPYSLALEGIGEEVEGFGQPTQMAVFTRRKEPKNS